In Vicia villosa cultivar HV-30 ecotype Madison, WI unplaced genomic scaffold, Vvil1.0 ctg.002782F_1_1, whole genome shotgun sequence, one DNA window encodes the following:
- the LOC131639794 gene encoding uncharacterized protein LOC131639794 has protein sequence MANAINLSNIITLKPFKEDDIDDVLLWLSDDRVVENTRLEICNSREEALNFIENKWIYPSYQSICLNGHSIGIFWVLPYNDEKHKACLGYAIGFNYWGQGIVTKGLKILLSKVFQEFHGLVRLEAYTVVENKASQRVLEKVGFHREGLLRKFFYHKGNVEDLYIFSFLSTDEISDAVA, from the coding sequence ATGGCCAATGCTATAAATCTCTCAAACATCATCACTCTCAAGCCATTCAAAGAAGATGACATTGATGATGTATTATTATGGTTAAGTGATGATAGAGTCGTTGAAAATACTCGATTAGAGATATGTAATTCAAGAGAAGAAGCTTTGAATTTCATAGAAAATAAATGGATTTACCCATCATACCAATCAATATGTCTTAATGGCCACTCCATTGGAATTTTTTGGGTTCTTCCTTATAATGATGAGAAGCATAAAGCATGTTTGGGTTATGCTATTGGGTTCAACTATTGGGGTCAAGGTATAGTCACAAAAGGGTTGAAGATTCTTTTGTCAAAAGTGTTTCAGGAGTTTCATGGGTTGGTAAGGTTGGAGGCTTATACTGTTGTGGAGAATAAGGCTTCTCAAAGGGTGTTGGAAAAAGTTGGGTTCCATAGAGAAGGATTGCTTAGAAAGTTTTTTTACCATAAAGGTAATGTTGaggatttatatatttttagttttttgtcTACTGATGAAATTTCTGATGCTGTTGCTTGA